A DNA window from Paenibacillus andongensis contains the following coding sequences:
- a CDS encoding GNAT family N-acetyltransferase: MIRLCENRDKEVIYQIINDAAQAYEGVIPHDLYHVPYMTMEELNHEMNEGVMFWGLEENNELLGVMGIQDKGEVSLIRHAYVKTSQRKGGIGTKLLYHLINLTDKPILIGTWASAEWAINFYLKNGFKLISREEQGELLHRFWNISERQVETSVVLCDSKWNSHS; this comes from the coding sequence ATGATCAGATTGTGTGAAAACAGAGATAAAGAAGTTATCTATCAGATTATCAATGATGCAGCTCAAGCATACGAAGGAGTTATTCCTCATGATTTGTACCATGTACCATACATGACTATGGAAGAATTAAATCATGAAATGAATGAAGGAGTTATGTTTTGGGGGCTAGAGGAAAACAATGAATTACTTGGAGTTATGGGAATACAAGATAAAGGGGAAGTTTCATTAATCAGACATGCTTATGTTAAAACGAGTCAACGTAAAGGTGGAATAGGGACCAAGCTTCTGTATCATTTAATTAATTTAACAGATAAACCAATTTTAATTGGGACTTGGGCATCGGCTGAATGGGCAATTAATTTTTATCTAAAGAATGGATTTAAGTTAATTTCACGTGAAGAGCAGGGGGAATTACTACATAGATTTTGGAATATATCTGAAAGACAAGTCGAGACATCTGTAGTACTATGTGATAGTAAATGGAATTCTCATAGTTGA
- a CDS encoding ornithine carbamoyltransferase: MHLLEIKALSEEQVLEIFELTKYLKVTQTNKFLCGKTFVLFFPETSIRTRITFEKGIKDLGGECILFPPETLDKREDPKDVMNYLSNWADGLIIRHSDFSKLKELSLYGSIPIVNAMTSNNHPCEILSDLFSIVELRDNYRELVYTFVGAANNISNSWMEIAKVMDLKFNHVCASGHELADNNSNYQFSTFLETTLNSSDVILTDSLPSQFLNKEYIGKYQITVDRMKLANKGALLNPCPPFFRDEEVSDEVMESEYFVGHAFKKNLIFVQQAVLMYCLGLKI; the protein is encoded by the coding sequence AGAAGAACAAGTCCTAGAAATATTTGAACTAACCAAATACCTTAAAGTAACTCAAACTAATAAATTTCTATGTGGAAAGACATTCGTTTTATTTTTTCCTGAAACAAGTATTAGGACAAGAATTACTTTCGAGAAGGGTATTAAGGACTTAGGTGGTGAGTGTATTTTATTTCCCCCTGAAACACTTGATAAAAGAGAGGACCCAAAAGATGTAATGAATTATTTGAGTAATTGGGCTGATGGTTTAATCATTAGGCATTCCGACTTTTCAAAACTTAAGGAACTATCACTTTATGGCTCGATTCCAATTGTCAACGCTATGACTTCTAATAACCATCCATGTGAGATACTTTCTGACCTGTTTTCAATAGTGGAATTAAGAGATAATTATAGGGAGTTAGTTTATACATTCGTTGGTGCAGCAAATAATATTTCAAACTCATGGATGGAAATTGCTAAAGTAATGGATCTTAAATTCAATCATGTTTGTGCATCTGGTCATGAACTCGCCGATAACAATTCAAATTATCAATTTTCGACTTTTCTTGAAACTACGCTGAATAGTAGCGATGTGATACTAACGGATTCTTTACCAAGTCAATTCTTAAATAAGGAATATATAGGTAAGTATCAAATAACAGTAGACAGAATGAAGTTAGCAAACAAAGGTGCATTATTAAACCCTTGTCCACCATTTTTTAGAGATGAAGAAGTTAGCGATGAGGTAATGGAATCCGAATATTTTGTGGGACATGCATTCAAGAAAAATTTAATCTTTGTTCAACAAGCTGTTTTGATGTACTGTTTGGGTTTGAAAATTTAA